A segment of the Capnocytophaga sp. ARDL2 genome:
CTTTGGTTTACTTAGACATAAGTGAATCCAGTTTGTACAAATTAACATCTAATCGAGAAATTACCTTTACCAAACCGAATAATGGCAAAATTTATTTCAAGAGAACGGATTTAGATAATTGGATGCTTTCTAACGAACATAAAAGCAAAAGCGATAAAATGAATTTTTTAACTTTAAAAATGAATAATGATGGAACAAGATAAGATTAAAAAAGTAGATGAAATGAAAAATTTAAAACCTTTTCTTGCAGAGAAAATGTATGCAAATCTACCTGAAGTTCTAAGAAATGTAATTCAACCCTACAAAGGGAGAGAACGTGATATTGTATTATTATCAAGCATTGGCGTATTAAGTAATTGTTTGCCTAATATTTTCACTCATTACGATGGAAGATTAATATACAGCCATTTGTATATATTAATAATTGCTCCTCCAGCTTCAGGAAAAGGAGTGATGGCAAAGTCAAGACTGTTGATAGAAAAAATACATAACGAAAAGATAGATGAAAGTACCAAAAAACGGAGTAGGTATTTAGCTGATAAAGGAGAAAAACCTCTTCAATGCCCCATTATTGAACTTAAAATATTGCCTGCAAATAGCTCTACTGCTGCAATTTATAAAAATTTCAAATCTTCTAAGGAAGGATTGTTAATTTTTGAAACAGAAGCTGATACTATGGGAAATATGCTTAAAAATGACTGGAGTAACTACTCTGATGTAATGCGAAAAGCATTTCATAATGAGCCTATCTCCGAAAATAGGTTGGGCGATGGGGGCACATACAACGAGGTTAAAGAACCAAAATTGGCTATTGTGATGTCAGGAACTCCCAAACAATTGGCTCCAATTATTCAATCCAAAGAAAATGGACTGTATTCCAGATTTATTGTATATAATTTTGAAGAATTAGCCTCTTTCAAAAAAGATGTTTTCAGCAGAGAGAAAAAAAATATTGATGAAATCTTTAAGAAAGAGGGAGATAAGATTTATGAGTTATACAAAAAATTAGAAAAACTTGAAAAGCCTATAGAAATTGCCCTTACAAAACAGCAACAAGAAGAATTTATCAATTATTTTGATAGAATAACAGAATGGTGTAAGAATCAAGGTTATGAAGAGTTTAACTCCAATGTATTCAGAAATGCTATTATAATGCTTAAACTGATTATGATTTTCAGCGTTCTAAGGAATATAGACCATATTGCAGAAGAAACGATACTAGAATGTTCAGAAGTAGATTTTAAAAATGCATTATGTGTTGTAGATAATTCTTTGATGCATACACTTTATATTTTCAAAAGTATGGAAGATATACACTATTTGAATCAGCAAGACGAGGAAATTTTGGACAAATTACCCACTGATTTTATGAGGTTTCAAGTTATTGAAGCAGGAAAGAGCTTAGGTGTTGCTGAAAGAACTTTGGATGACAAACTCAAACAATGGTCAAGAAAAAAAATAGTGAAAAGAATATCTAAGGGTAGATATTTAAAAAACTGATTGCAGAACTGCAAAACTTGCAAAACTTACAAAAATATCGCTGCCTTGATTACCTAATTAAAGGCAGTTTTTTTATCAAATCAAAAGTATTAAAAATGAATACAAATGTAAATATAAAAATAGTAATTGGCAGTAAACCAGTATCTGATGGTAAATATGGTATTTATTTGAGAATTGTCAAAAACCGAAAAAAGAAGGAAATTAGTTTAGGAATCAGATGTAAATCTGAGCATTTTGAAAACGAACAACTTTCCAAAAAGCATAGAGATTATAAAGTTGATAATGAGCTTATTTTAAATTTTAAAAGCAAAGCCTTAGTTATTGTAAGAGAATTTCAGCTGTCAGATTATGACTTTTCTTTGGAGGAATTTGAAGCAAAATTCAGAGGAATAGAAAATAAACCCAAGAAAATCAATGCAATTTCATTTTTTGATGAAATTATAACTGAGTTGGAGCTTTCTGATAGGTTAGGCAATGCCAAAGTTTATAAAGAAGCCAAAAGTACACTTATCAAATTTGCGGGCAAAAATATTTTATTTGAGCAAATTACACCTGAGTTCCTTGAAAAATTTGAAGTTTTTATGCGTTCTAGAGGAAATAAAGATAGTGGTATAGCTTTTAGAATGAGGGAATTAAGAGCCTTATTTAATACAGCGATTCGCCGAAAACTAATCCCTCGTGAATTATATCCTTTTGAGGAATATAAAATTTCCAGATTGAAAACTAAAAAGAATAAACGGGCTTTAACGCTTGAAGATTTCAAGAAAATTAAAGAAGTTGATTTATCAAAACGCCCCGATTTGTGGGAAGCACACAATTATTTTATGTTTTCTGTTTACACCAGAGGAATGAACTTTGTGGATATGATGAAACTCAAATGGGAAAATATCAAAGACGGTAGGATTTATTATACGAGGTCAAAAACCAAAGGATAATTTAATATCGAAGTAACCGAAAAAGTACAAGAAATTTTGAATTACTACAAAGTACAAAATCGTCCTACAAGCTATGTGTTCCCTATTTTATTACAAGAAGATTTAACCGCTATTCAAATAGATAATAGAAGGCATAAGGTGTTAGCCAGATGCAACCGAAAGCTAAAAGAAATTGCCAAAATAGCAGGAATAGATAAAGTGCTAACCACTTATGTTGCAAGGCATTCTTTTGCTACTTTACTCAAGCAAATGGGAACAAGTACAGATAAGATTTCAGAATTAATGGGGCATTCCGATGTGCAAGTTACAATGACTTACTTAAAAGAGTTTGACACAGAAGCCCTAGATATTGAAAATCGCAAATTGTTGGATTTATAGCAGTTTTAATAAAAATCCCTACTATAATCAGTAGGGATTTTTTGTATGTATTCAAAAATAAAAATTTACTACAATAACAATAAAAATTTATCAAAAAAGTAATGAATTATTAACAATTTTAAATTTCAAGATTATGCAATTACGTCCCTCAGAAAGAAGACAAGCCAAGATTAAAATGGCTCTTCAAGGAAGTGCAGGTTCAGGTAAAACTTTTTCAAGTTTACTTATAGCCAAAGGATTGGCTCAAGGAGATTTCTCCAAAGTAGCCATTATTGATACTGAAAATGGCAGTGCAGACTTATATGCTCATCTGGGAAGCTATAATGTACTTTCCCTTACGCCACCTTTCACACCACAAAAATATGTGGAAGCCATTGAAGTTTGTGAAAAAGCTACTATGCAAGTAATCATCATTGATTCTATTTCCCATTGTTGGGATTATTTGTTGGATTATCACAGTTCATTAGCTGGAAATTCCTTTACTAATTGGGCAAAAATCAAACCTTTGGAAAAAATGTTCGTGGACAAAATCCTGCAATCCAAAGCTCATATTATTGCTACAATGCGAACCAAGCAAGATTACGTGCTTAACCAAAAGGACGGCAAATTTATTCCTGAAAAAGTAGGATTAAAAGCAGTTCAAAGAGATGGTTTGGACTATGAATTTACCCTAGTTTTTGATATAGATAGCAAACATTTTGCAGTAGCTTCCAAAGACAGAACAGGTTTATTTATAGGAACGACCGAATTTAAAATTGCTGAAGGCACAGGTAAGAAAATTCTGGATTGGTGTCATAGTGGAAATTCCCAAGAAGACTTACAGCACATCGTATATCAATCCATTCAAGATTGTAATTCATTGGCTGAATTATCTGCCTTGTACAAACAATACCCTCAATTTCAGCAAGATTTAAAACCAGATTTTGAAGCTAGAAAATCATTATTAATTCAATTCACTCACCCTCAAAATTTTACTCAAAATGGACAATTACATTAGACCTGCATCTTTGCAAGAAGCTTTTGGCTCAAACTTTGCAACCATAATAGAGAATAAATCAATGGAACTTAGGAAAGTTACGGATAATCAAAAAGATAAAAAAATTATTACATTCCCTAGTGAAATGAATCGTACCCTAGAAAATTCGGATAAAATTAATAACACAAAACTTTCTCTAGAGGAAAAAGAAGTAAGACACAAAGAAAAAATACCTTTTATTGTAGCAAACACGCAAGAAGTTACGTTATCACATCTTAAAAATGATTGTATTATTCCTGTTTTTTCAAAGGATAACGAGAAAACTATTGCTCATCAGGAATTTATAGAAGTGGTTCAAAATGCTGTGAGTAAAGTTTTTCCACATCACGCTATTTCAAATCCTGAAATTCGGGTTTCTCATCAGATTAAAGGCAGAACTCCAGAAGCTATTCATAAAAGTGTTAAAGAGCTACTAGACCACGAAAAGACCATTTATTATGAAAGAATGGCTTTTATCGTTAAAATTTCTGCAATTAAAGAGATGATAGGTGGTAATGAACTCACTTTGACGATAGGTGGGGTAAGAAGTTATAATTTGGAAAATCTTTACAGCAGGAAATCTTTAGAAAAGTTCAAATTTTTTATTGGTTTTCAGAATAAAGTGTGCTGTAACATGTGTGTTTCTACAGATGGATTTTTTGGAAGATTTACGGGTTTCTAACGCTCAGGATTTACAACAAAGGGTTATTGAAACCCTCTACAATTACAATGCAGTTCAGCATTTAGAAGCAATGCAAGAATTTGAAAATTATCATCTTACGGAACATCAGTTTGCTCAACTCATAGGAAGGACAAGATTATATCAACATTTGCCGAAGACTGAAAAGCAAGACATTCCATCATTAAACTTTAATGATAGTCACATCAATACTATAGCTAAAGATTATTATGAAGATGATAATTTTTGCAGAAATGAAGATGGCTCCATTAGTTTATGGAAGGTGTATAATCTTTTTACTCAGGCGAATAAAAGTAGTTATATCGACACTTTTTTAGACAGAACACTCAATGCTTTTGAATTTTCAAAAACGTTGCAATCGGCACTCAATGGTGATAAGTACCATTGGTTTTTGAGTTAGTTAAATTCCCCTGCCAAGTAAGGTAGGGGGATTTTTTATTTCATTTGTAAGAATGAATAGGCATTTATTGATTATTATTTGACAAAAAAGTCATTCTTTCAATTTTTTAATTTCTTTATCAAAATCAGAGATTATTTTTTGGGTTTTGTTAAACTCCTCATATTCTGCAATAGCTTTTCTGTCGGCTTGAACTTTGGAAATTTTACCCTTTCCTTCCAAAATTTTATATTCATTAAAGCTCAAAAACCTATTTACACTCTCGGCTAATTGCTCCATCGTAAATGTGTTTTTCCTTTCTATAAGTCCTTCAATATAATCAAAATAACCTGTAACAGTTCTTTCTAATTGCTGAATTTCTTTTTCTTGAAGATAATTTTTAGCAATAACTACATCTTGTTTTAAAATCCTACCATCAGGAGCATTTTTCCAAGTACTTAACCCCATATTCTCTTTGGTCTTATCTGCCTGAGAATATATAATCTCTGGGGCTGTTTTCCCTGTAATGGCGTAGTGAAATTTATTCTGAACCATTGCATAAAAATTCTTCGTGATTTCGGAATTGGAGTCGTAATCAATACTACATTCTGCAAAAATATCCGTAACTTGTTGATAAATCCTTCTTTCACTGGCTCTTATGGAACGAATTCTTTGTAAAAGCTCTCTAAAGTAATCTTTGCCGAAAACCTTTTGTCCTTGTTTTAATCTTTTATCATCTAAAACAAAGCCTTTAACAATATATTCTTTCAAAGTGTTGGTTGCCCATATCCTAAATTGTGTAGCTTTTGATGAATTAACCCTATAACCTACAGATATTATGGCATCTAGGTTATAAAATTTGGTATTGTACTTTTTTCTGTCATTTGCAGTATGTTCCAAAATGGAACTAACTGAATTTTCCTCTAGTTCTCCACTTTCGAAGATGTTATTCAAATGTTTGGTAATAGCGGGTCTTTGCACTCCAAAAAGTTCTGCAATAGCTTTTTGTGTAAGCCATAAAGTTTCATTCTGAAGCAAAACATCTAATCTCACATCTCCATTAGGGGTGGTATAAAGGATTATATTTTGGGTATTTTCCATATTGTGAACAAATTTCCTCTCTTAAGACACAAAATTATAAAAATTCCTATAAAATTTAATTTTTGCTCAATAAACGTAAGTCCATCCCAACTTTGTAAGCCCACCCCACTTGTTTTGGAAGACAAAAGCTCCCCCCTACTTTGTTCTGTGGTTATTTTTTCGTGGAGGAATTTTCAATCCTTTAAATGGTCGCAATCAATTGATTTTATGAGCTATGGTTGGTTGTTTAAAGAACATATTTATACCAGAACTGCACTAATTTTTGGTAAAGATAAAAAAATATAAGCATTGATTTTATAGTTTGGTGTTGTATTTCAAGGTGATAGCTGTAAATAAAACACTTTCATAACATCTTGTTTTCAAATATTTAATAACTCAAAAACGTTTAAAAAATGGTAAAAATTATCAACTACAAAAAAAGGCAAACCGAAGAAGGAAAGGAATTCTTCGTATTAGAAATTTCAGCAGGTGTTGAAATCATTCAATCTCAAACCTCTAACAACTTTTATGCTTCTTTAAAAAGAACTTTTATTCCTTGTTCTTTTGATGAGCCTACTTGTATGGCACTGATAGGCACTGAGATGGAAGGCTCTATTGAAAAGGTAGAATGTGAACCTTATCAATATGTAAACAAAGATACGGGAGAGGTAATGGTTTTACATCACAGATATTCTTACATAAAAGAGGCTCCAAAGCCTACTGAATCTCAGACTATGCCAATGCTGAATCCGTTTGTAATGAACGGACAAACCATTTTTGCATAGCAATTAAAAAACTTCTGATTTTGTTGCATCAAGATTGGAAGTTTTTTTAGAATTATTTACATTTTAAATCTTTCACTTACCAATATTTTTTTGTTTCGTTGTGGTAGTGATTTTTTAGTTTGTGAAAGTATAAAAGAGCTAAAAATAAAGCTTTTATTACTTGAAAACACAAAAACAGATTTTCGTAAGATAAAATAAGATATAGCGGAAATTTCAAGAAACAAAATCTAAATTTTTCTTTTATAAAAAATATTTTTAATTTAGCACCATAAAATTTGAAATAAAAAAGCATTAGCTTTTGTTCTGTTGTTAGGAATCTGGTCAATTCTCTAAAAACGAATACGGAATGAAAAGTTGATGCCTGCGTGATATTGCGTGGGCTAATATTTTTCTGTATTCGTGAGGCAAGACCAGAGCCAACTAACAGCAGATAAAATGTTTCCCACGCTTTTTATTTTCAATCGATTGTAAGAGCGTTAGCTTTATTCTGCTGTTAGAAATCTGGTCAATTTCAATACACGAAACAGAATAGGTTAGCCTACAAAAGGTAAAGGGAACATTTTTTATGTTTCCTTTGCCGTGTGCTAAATTTTCTTCACGAATAAAGCTGTTTGTTCCACGCTTGTGGTAGTAATGTTGCTTTTGGAACAGAGTAACACAGAGTTTTAATTATTCATAAACAACTTGTTACTAAACTATTACGGGGGATTATTGTAAAATCTTTTAGTAATTGTAAATTCTCATTACAAGATAACAATATAAAGGAGGAAACCGAAAAGCTAATAGAATAGGGATAATTTTAAATTTTTATATAATGAAAACACAAGTACCAGTATCGTTCGCTTCAAACAACCACAAAAGATTTGAAAACGGGGTTTGGACAGGTAAAAATAATTATGGAGCCAACCGAGGTTTTTTATTTGAGAAAGTAAATGATGAAGTTTACAAAGTTTCAATGCATCTTTTAGACGGAAGTATGTCCAACTTTTGGGATTACGTTCAGATGGCAGAAAAACCAATGAAGATGATATCTCAAACAGAAAATAAAATTATTTTACGAGGTTTCGGCTACGACCTTTTTGGAGTGCCTTTTTCCGACTATGGAGTAGAACTCAATTTTGTCAATGGTACGCTCAATAATGTAACATTGAATATGTATGACAGAAATGTAAGTATTAACTATTTTAATGAATAAATCTATGGAAATTTTAAAAGAAATGGTAAGCGTGTTGTTTGATAAAGAAACTATATTAAAAGTTAATCAACAGTATCAAACAAAAAGTAAAAGAGTTGCAATTGACGCTCAAAATATGAGTTTTAGACTATTTTTATCTGATGCAGGAACTATAAATTTAGAACTTTTGATGAGAGATAACTATGGCTTTTATTTTAAACCCATTGGATATTATGAATTTACTCCAAATGGCATAAAAAACATATACGTATTGAGAGAATTTGAAGAAGCATATACTAAAATAAAGCATAGCATTGAATATGATTTAGCTAATAAAGTAAACTTTTTAGATGTAGAAAGCAACAGTTTTATAGCAATGTGTTCGAGAGAGGCAAGTAATGTAACGAAAGAAATATTTAGAGGTAATTTGAAAGCTCCTCAACAATTGATTTCTAATGGAATTAAAATTATAATCTTTAATTCTATGATGAACTCATTGGAGGTAAAAAACATCGATGAAGATTACGAAACAGATAAGGATATTTTTGTTTTATATACTGAAAATGAAATTAAATGGGGAGAAGAGCCTTTATGTGATTTGCTGTATAGAAAAGGATTGTTCTCTGCTTTAAATATAGATTAATATATTAGTGTTTTGAAAACAAAAGTATTTATATGAAATTATCGTATATAATTTATTCGGTAGTAGCTATTGTGTTCCTTAACATCTTAATGAAATTTGCGGAAAAGAAAAAGAAAAAGGAAAAAAGACAACAAATAAAATGGCAACACCAAGAAGAACCAAAACAAAAAGAGGTGCAAAAAAAGTTTTTTGATGAAAAAGATAAACGAATAAGAGAGCAACAGTTACTTTTTCAATCAATGGTTCTACAAGAAAAGTTGAAACGTGGTCAAGAGCAACAAAATGCAAGTCTATCTACTAAAATCCCAAAAGCTGGTGAATCGTTTTTAGCTAATACTAAAATACAAGAAGAACATCACCAAGAAGAAGTGATGCAACATATCAATGATAGACTTGCAAGGCGTGATGCAGCTACTGCAAGGTTATGTAATATTGCTCTACAATTTGACAAAGAAAGAGAATTAACACAAGATACTGAGCAAGATATAAATTTTTTTGGTGAAAAACAACATCTCCTAAATTACGGAATAAAATATTTATACCATATGACCCATAAAAATAATTTGGAGAGTATTTTAAAAAACGGATTAAAATCACATAATAATATAAAGAAAGAAAGGGCGTATGTAGATATTTCTAATAATGAAGTTAATAATAGGCGTTCAAAGAAAGAACCTATTTTCAATAGATGTGTACACGATTATGTTCCTTTGTATTTTAATCCCAAAAATCCGATGCTTTATGCTAAAAAGAGTATCCAAGATGATATTATAATTCTTGCAATAAATACAAGGTTACTTTATAACAATAATACTTTATTTACAAATGGTAATGCAGCATCTAGTACAACATCATTTTATAAAGATACATATGATTTGAAAAATTTAAATTGGGATTGTATAAATGCCAAATATTGGAATTCTTTTGAAGATGGCAAAAGAATAAGATGTTCAGAAATATTAATCTATCCAAGCGTTGAAATAAGCCATATAATGAAAATATTTTGTAACAACTCATTCACAAGAGAATTTGTCAAACATAAAATTGATAATTTTGCAAACCAAGAAATTAACGTGGAAATAGAATCTGATTTATATTTTGATGTATGATAACAATAAAAAAAGGAAATATATTTACAACAAAATGTCAAACAATCGTCAATACGATTAATTGTGTAGGAGTAATGGGTGCTGGAATCGCATATGAATGCAGATTGAGATACCCTAAAATGTATGAAAGATACATAGAACTTTGTAACGATAAAAAAATAAACATAGGAACGTTATGGATTTATAAATCAGAAGATAAATGGGTCTTGAATTTCCCTACAAAAAATCATTGGAGGTATGAAAGCAAGGTAGAATATTTAGAAAAAGGATTACAAAAGTTTTTAGATACCTACAAAGAAAAAGGGATTACGTCTATTGCCTTTCCTTTATTAGGAGCAAGTAATGGCGGAATTCCTGAAAAAACATCCATAGAAGTAATGCAAAAATATCTTGAAAAATGTGATATAGACATTGAAATATATTACTTTGACCCATATGTCTATGATGATTTGTATTTGAAATTTAAAAAACTTTGGACTACCATACCAGAAAAAGAATTGAAAAAAGAATTAAAAAATCAGAAAGAAAAAGAGAATAAAAATCTTAAAGCAAAATTAGATTTTTTAAGACAAGAAAATAATTCTAATAATAACAAAGAGATTGAGAAAATACAAGAAAAGTTGAAAGAAAAAGTATTATCAGTTTCTACTATAACAAAAGCACTCCAAAATGATAGTATTAAGAGTTTAAGTGGTTTATTGAGATCGAAAGGAATAGGACAAAAAACATTAGAGAAAGCATTTCATTTTATAAACAATTATGAAGGAAATAATCAGAACGTATTATTTTAATTCAAATAAAAAAGCTGGTCGTACTACAAAAGGTTATAATTAAAATAAGTAAATTTTAATCCTATGTCCACCCCCTCCTACCCCCTCGTTTCATTGCAAACCCACCCCAACGAAAACAATCCAAAGGCTTTATTTTCGTTGGGAAAATACCATTATGAAAAGTATGTCCTTTCATATGGAGCAGAAGATTTCTATGCGGCAAAAAAGTATTTGGAAATTTTAGCTGAGCAGAACAATGCTGATGCTCAATTTCTGTTGGGAATGCTTTACAAAACCAAAGAGGGTTCTCATAGCAAAGAGGCGATACATTGGTTTTTACAAGCACAGCAAAACGGAGTTAAGGATGCTACTGACGAGCTAAATCAGTTTCACTATATCAAAGAAAAAGCCGAAAATGGTTGTGCCGAATCCTTGTTCCAATTGGGGGAATACTACGAGTTTCAAGGATTCTATGCCGATGCTGCCGAACTTTGGGAAAAAGCTGCTCATCAGGGATATGTATTAGCACAAAACAAAATTTATGATTTCCACAAAAGTAACCATAATTACGTAGAATCTGAATATTGGGAGAAAGAATTAGCTCAGAACGACAAAGGTAAG
Coding sequences within it:
- a CDS encoding site-specific integrase, producing MNTNVNIKIVIGSKPVSDGKYGIYLRIVKNRKKKEISLGIRCKSEHFENEQLSKKHRDYKVDNELILNFKSKALVIVREFQLSDYDFSLEEFEAKFRGIENKPKKINAISFFDEIITELELSDRLGNAKVYKEAKSTLIKFAGKNILFEQITPEFLEKFEVFMRSRGNKDSGIAFRMRELRALFNTAIRRKLIPRELYPFEEYKISRLKTKKNKRALTLEDFKKIKEVDLSKRPDLWEAHNYFMFSVYTRGMNFVDMMKLKWENIKDGRIYYTRSKTKG
- a CDS encoding helix-turn-helix domain-containing protein, yielding MKKKEFEKMDAQTFLITTKQILSFREALVYLDISESSLYKLTSNREITFTKPNNGKIYFKRTDLDNWMLSNEHKSKSDKMNFLTLKMNNDGTR
- a CDS encoding DUF4433 domain-containing protein; translated protein: MKLSYIIYSVVAIVFLNILMKFAEKKKKKEKRQQIKWQHQEEPKQKEVQKKFFDEKDKRIREQQLLFQSMVLQEKLKRGQEQQNASLSTKIPKAGESFLANTKIQEEHHQEEVMQHINDRLARRDAATARLCNIALQFDKERELTQDTEQDINFFGEKQHLLNYGIKYLYHMTHKNNLESILKNGLKSHNNIKKERAYVDISNNEVNNRRSKKEPIFNRCVHDYVPLYFNPKNPMLYAKKSIQDDIIILAINTRLLYNNNTLFTNGNAASSTTSFYKDTYDLKNLNWDCINAKYWNSFEDGKRIRCSEILIYPSVEISHIMKIFCNNSFTREFVKHKIDNFANQEINVEIESDLYFDV
- a CDS encoding AAA family ATPase, with translation MQLRPSERRQAKIKMALQGSAGSGKTFSSLLIAKGLAQGDFSKVAIIDTENGSADLYAHLGSYNVLSLTPPFTPQKYVEAIEVCEKATMQVIIIDSISHCWDYLLDYHSSLAGNSFTNWAKIKPLEKMFVDKILQSKAHIIATMRTKQDYVLNQKDGKFIPEKVGLKAVQRDGLDYEFTLVFDIDSKHFAVASKDRTGLFIGTTEFKIAEGTGKKILDWCHSGNSQEDLQHIVYQSIQDCNSLAELSALYKQYPQFQQDLKPDFEARKSLLIQFTHPQNFTQNGQLH
- a CDS encoding tyrosine-type recombinase/integrase; this translates as MEVTEKVQEILNYYKVQNRPTSYVFPILLQEDLTAIQIDNRRHKVLARCNRKLKEIAKIAGIDKVLTTYVARHSFATLLKQMGTSTDKISELMGHSDVQVTMTYLKEFDTEALDIENRKLLDL
- a CDS encoding macro domain-containing protein, yielding MITIKKGNIFTTKCQTIVNTINCVGVMGAGIAYECRLRYPKMYERYIELCNDKKINIGTLWIYKSEDKWVLNFPTKNHWRYESKVEYLEKGLQKFLDTYKEKGITSIAFPLLGASNGGIPEKTSIEVMQKYLEKCDIDIEIYYFDPYVYDDLYLKFKKLWTTIPEKELKKELKNQKEKENKNLKAKLDFLRQENNSNNNKEIEKIQEKLKEKVLSVSTITKALQNDSIKSLSGLLRSKGIGQKTLEKAFHFINNYEGNNQNVLF
- a CDS encoding virulence RhuM family protein, with the translated sequence MENTQNIILYTTPNGDVRLDVLLQNETLWLTQKAIAELFGVQRPAITKHLNNIFESGELEENSVSSILEHTANDRKKYNTKFYNLDAIISVGYRVNSSKATQFRIWATNTLKEYIVKGFVLDDKRLKQGQKVFGKDYFRELLQRIRSIRASERRIYQQVTDIFAECSIDYDSNSEITKNFYAMVQNKFHYAITGKTAPEIIYSQADKTKENMGLSTWKNAPDGRILKQDVVIAKNYLQEKEIQQLERTVTGYFDYIEGLIERKNTFTMEQLAESVNRFLSFNEYKILEGKGKISKVQADRKAIAEYEEFNKTQKIISDFDKEIKKLKE
- a CDS encoding DUF3987 domain-containing protein, translating into MEQDKIKKVDEMKNLKPFLAEKMYANLPEVLRNVIQPYKGRERDIVLLSSIGVLSNCLPNIFTHYDGRLIYSHLYILIIAPPASGKGVMAKSRLLIEKIHNEKIDESTKKRSRYLADKGEKPLQCPIIELKILPANSSTAAIYKNFKSSKEGLLIFETEADTMGNMLKNDWSNYSDVMRKAFHNEPISENRLGDGGTYNEVKEPKLAIVMSGTPKQLAPIIQSKENGLYSRFIVYNFEELASFKKDVFSREKKNIDEIFKKEGDKIYELYKKLEKLEKPIEIALTKQQQEEFINYFDRITEWCKNQGYEEFNSNVFRNAIIMLKLIMIFSVLRNIDHIAEETILECSEVDFKNALCVVDNSLMHTLYIFKSMEDIHYLNQQDEEILDKLPTDFMRFQVIEAGKSLGVAERTLDDKLKQWSRKKIVKRISKGRYLKN